One part of the Rutidosis leptorrhynchoides isolate AG116_Rl617_1_P2 chromosome 1, CSIRO_AGI_Rlap_v1, whole genome shotgun sequence genome encodes these proteins:
- the LOC139859305 gene encoding probable glucan 1,3-alpha-glucosidase, whose amino-acid sequence MISKSIRPLHYFLFLALFLFHLNSVSSWKKEEFRNCNQTPFCKRARSRKPQHCNLTITDAIIKDGDFTSTLINPLKSQENPDQDSSDFVSNHLILSLSVYQDGILRLKIDEDPSESQSQPKKRFQVPDVILPEFESKKLWLQRYGNEVINGDSLPSYVVYLYDGYEAVVRSDPFEVFVREQSSGKKVMSLNSHGLFDFEQLRVKKEGDDWEERFRSHTDSRPYGPQSISFDVSFYGADFVYGIPEHATSLALKPTNGPGIEYSEPYRLFNLDVFEYLHESPFGLYGSIPFMLSHGKTHGASGFFWLNAAEMQIDVLGSGWDAESSIALPSNQKRIDTLWMSEAGIVDAFFFIGPKPKDVVKQYASVTGTSAMPQLFATGYHQCRWNYRDEEDVKNVDAKFDEYDIPYDVLWLDIEHTDGKRYFTWDKVLFPNPEEMQKDLASRGRRMVTIVDPHIKRDDNYHIHKEASKNGLYVKDATGKDYDGWCWPGSSSYIDMVNPDIRSWWADKLAYTEYVGSTPSLYIWNDMNEPSVFNGPEVTMPRDALHYGNVEHRELHNAYGYYFHMATSDGLLKREGGKDRPFVLSRAFFPGTQRYGTVWTGDNTAEWEQLRVSIPMILTLGLTGITFAGADVGGFFGNPDTELLVRWYQVAAYLPFFRGHAHHDTKRREPWLFGERNTELMRDAIRVRYTLLPYFYTLFREANVSGVPVVRPLWMEFPNDEATFNNDEAFVVGNGLLVQGVYTQHAKDVTIYLPKDQTWYDIRTGTAYKGGKTQKMEVTDADIPVFQRSGTIIPRKDRFRRSTVQMENDPYTLVIAVDNSGAAEGELYIDDGKSYEFKQGAYIHRRFIFSNGKLTSVNLATTSASSLGTKFLSDCTIERIILLGYSSKSKSARIEPSNHVTDVELGPLQIRSGARSSVLTIRKPNVRVSEDWTIQLL is encoded by the exons ATGATATCCAAATCCATTCGTCCACTTCATTATTTCTTATTTCTCGCTCTCTTTCTTTTCCATCTAAATTCAGTTTCTTCGTGGAAAAAAGAAGAATTTAGAAATTGTAATCAAACCCCCTTTTGCAAAAGAGCAAGATCAAGAAAACCCCAACACTGTAATCTCACTATCACTGATGCAATCATTAAAGATGGTGACTTTACTTCAACACTCATAAACCCCCTTAAATCTCAAGAAAACCCAGATCAAGATTCATCGGATTTTGTATCAAATCATTTGATTCTTTCATTGTCTGTTTACCAAGATGGGATTTTGAGGTTAAAGATTGATGAAGACCCAtcagaaagtcaaagtcaacccaaGAAAAGGTTTCAAGTGCCTGATGTTATTCTACCTGAGTTTGAAAGTAAGAAACTTTGGTTACAAAGGTATGGTAATGAGGTGATTAATGGTGATTCTTTACCTTCATATGTTGTTTATCTGTATGATGGTTATGAAGCTGTTGTTAGAAGTGACCCATTTGAGGTTTTTGTTAGAGAACAAAGTAGTGGTAAAAAGGTAATGTCTTTAAATTCTCATGGGTTGTTTGATTTTGAGCAATTAAGGGTTAAAAAAGAAGGGGATGATTGGGAAGAAAGGTTTAGAAGTCATACTGATAGTAGACCATATGGCCCACAATCGATTAGTTTCGATGTGTCCTTTTATGGTGCTGATTTTGTTTATGGCATCCCTGAACATGCCACTAGTCTTGCTTTGAAGCCTACTAATGGACCTGGTATTGAATATTCTGAACCTTATAGATTGTTTAATTTAGATGTTTTCGAGTATTTACACGAATCACCATTTGGGCTTTATGGGTCTATACCGTTTATGCTTTCACATGGGAAAACACATGGTGCATCAGGGTTTTTTTGGTTGAACGCCGCTGAAATGCAGATTGATGTTCTTGGGTCGGGTTGGGATGCTGAGTCTTCAATTGCGTTACCATCGAATCAAAAGAGGATAGATACGTTATGGATGAGCGAAGCTGGCATTGTTGATGCTTTCTTTTTCATTGGGCCTAAGCCCAAAGACGTTGTTAAACAATACGCTAGTGTGACGGGTACATCAGCAATGCCTCAACTTTTTGCAACGGGTTATCATCAATGTAGATGGAATTATAGAGATGAAGAAGATGTTAAGAATGTAGATGCGAAATTTGATGAATACGATATTCCGTATGATGTTTTATGGCTTGATATTGAACATACTGATGGCAAAAGGTACTTCACTTGGGACAAGGTTCTGTTCCCGAACCCTGAAGAAATGCAGAAGGATTTGGCTTCGAGGGGTAGACGAATGGTTACTATTGTGGACCCACATATAAAGAGAGATGATAATTATCATATACATAAAGAGGCTTCAAAGAACGGGTTATATGTGAAGGATGCAACTGGTAAGGATTATGATGGTTGGTGTTGGCCTGGTTCATCATCGTATATAGATATGGTTAATCCTGATATAAGGTCGTGGTGGGCTGATAAGTTAGCGTATACGGAGTACGTTGGTTCCACTCCTTCGTTGTATATTTGGAACGACATGAATGAGCCTTCCGTATTCAATGGGCCCGAG GTAACCATGCCTCGAGATGCTTTACATTATGGAAACGTTGAGCATCGAGAGTTGCATAATGCTTACGGTTACTACTTCCATATGGCGACATCTGATGGACTTTTGAAACGAGAAGGAGGTAAAGATAGACCGTTTGTTCTATCAAGAGCATTTTTCCCCGGGACCCAAAGATATGGGACCGTTTGGACAGGAGATAACACTGCAGAGTGGGAACAACTTCGGGTGTCCATTCCAATGATTTTAACCCTTGGCCTTACTGGGATTACGTTCGCAG GTGCTGATGTGGGAGGGTTTTTTGGTAATCCCGACACTGAGTTACTTGTTCGTTGGTACCAAGTAGCTGCTTACTTGCCTTTTTTTAGAGGCCATGCTCATCATGATACCAAAAGACGAGAACCTTGGTTATTCGG GGAACGTAATACCGAGTTAATGAGGGACGCCATACGTGTACGATACACATTGCTTCCGTATTTTTACACTCTATTTAGAGAAGCGAACGTGAGTGGGGTCCCAGTTGTTCGTCCCCTTTGGATGGAGTTTCCAAACGATGAAGCCACTTTCAACAACGATGAAGCGTTCGTGGTTGGAAATGGCCTTCTTGTGCAAGGAGTTTATACCCAG CATGCAAAAGATGTAACGATTTATCTTCCAAAGGATCAAACTTGGTATGACATTAGAACTGGAACTGCATACAAAGGAGGTAAGACCCAAAAGATGGAGGTAACGGATGCGGATATACCCGTTTTCCAAAGATCCGGAACAATAATACCGAGGAAAGATCGGTTTCGCAGAAGCACAGTACAAATGGAGAACGATCCTTACACGCTG GTGATTGCTGTGGATAATTCAGGAGCAGCCGAAGGAGAACTTTACATTGATGATGGTAAGAGCTACGAGTTCAAGCAAGGAGCATACATCCACCGCCGTTTCATATTCTCCAATGGGAAACTTACATCTGTAAACTTAGCCACCACATCAGCATCATCTCTCGGTACCAAATTCTTGTCTGACTGCACCATCGAGAGGATCATACTGCTTGGATACTCCTCCAAATCAAAAAGTGCTCGTATTGAGCCGTCAAACCATGTCACTGATGTTGAGCTTGGTCCTCTCCAGATTCGGTCAGGTGCTCGGTCATCTGTTTTGACCATCCGTAAGCCTAACGTCCGTGTCTCAGAAGATTGGACTATACAACTTTTGTAG